In Mastigocladopsis repens PCC 10914, a single window of DNA contains:
- a CDS encoding ureidoglycolate lyase: MAISKTVQQLRAEWITPENFRRYGQVIFAQLDGTSFDAEDAQLVLDKGIPRFYIMQLHRRGRKFHTITRHVQCTQCLGSLEGKDWLIAVCPPNNNIDEPSLEDIAAFRIPGNCFIKLEVGTWHAGPYFEHETVDFYNLELSNTNVVDHFTHNFLNSHNLEFEFEILSLK, translated from the coding sequence ATGGCTATATCAAAGACGGTTCAACAATTGCGGGCTGAATGGATAACTCCGGAAAATTTCCGTCGATACGGACAGGTGATTTTTGCTCAGTTAGACGGCACATCGTTTGATGCAGAAGATGCTCAACTCGTACTTGACAAAGGTATTCCCCGCTTTTATATCATGCAGCTGCACCGCAGAGGGCGGAAATTTCACACCATCACTCGCCATGTGCAATGCACTCAATGTTTGGGTTCATTGGAAGGGAAGGACTGGTTGATTGCCGTTTGTCCTCCTAATAATAATATAGATGAACCATCTCTAGAAGACATTGCTGCTTTCCGCATTCCAGGAAATTGCTTTATCAAGTTGGAGGTAGGAACTTGGCACGCTGGACCCTATTTTGAGCATGAAACCGTGGATTTTTACAATTTGGAATTAAGTAATACAAATGTGGTGGATCATTTCACTCACAATTTTCTCAACAGTCACAATTTGGAGTTTGAGTTTGAGATTTTGTCATTGAAATAG